One Streptomyces sp. NBC_00102 DNA segment encodes these proteins:
- a CDS encoding nuclear transport factor 2 family protein, with protein MSENEKALKPEDLTRLFVERANAGDAAGLAALYEEDAVMAYPPGSTTVGREAILRLWENVLSHAPKFEAEEPLPTLVIGDIALTSTPPKDGSGARAQVVRRQADGSWLRIIDQPEFRPPTG; from the coding sequence GTGTCCGAGAACGAGAAGGCTCTGAAGCCGGAGGACCTCACCCGCCTCTTCGTCGAGCGCGCCAACGCGGGGGACGCCGCCGGACTCGCGGCGCTCTACGAGGAGGACGCGGTGATGGCGTACCCGCCCGGCAGCACCACGGTCGGCCGGGAGGCGATCTTGCGGCTGTGGGAGAACGTGCTCTCCCACGCGCCGAAGTTCGAGGCGGAGGAGCCGCTCCCGACCCTCGTCATCGGTGACATCGCGCTGACCTCCACGCCCCCGAAGGACGGCTCCGGCGCCCGCGCCCAAGTGGTCCGGCGCCAGGCGGACGGAAGCTGGCTGCGCATCATCGACCAGCCGGAGTTCCGTCCGCCGACCGGCTGA
- a CDS encoding AraC family transcriptional regulator, giving the protein MASYATRRSVRTGATMWRALSHGPEKRIDPDGVMDLMWFQDRLVVAGPDTRTAIVPTHAGKVTWGLQLAPGVAYTLLGVPAHELTERRVELSELVALPRHDAWSFEDNATDALERVFIALWTRADPERSVLRMAASLDRAAREGLSVRETAELHDLSERSLRRLSNRLFGYGPKTLMRIHRFQHALHLARAGLPLSDAAAAAGYADQAHFNRESKRLTGQTPATLTRVAQLSTE; this is encoded by the coding sequence GTGGCGAGCTATGCGACACGACGAAGCGTCCGAACCGGCGCGACGATGTGGCGGGCGCTCTCACATGGTCCCGAGAAGCGCATCGACCCCGACGGCGTCATGGATCTGATGTGGTTCCAGGACCGTCTCGTCGTGGCAGGCCCCGACACTCGGACGGCCATCGTGCCGACGCATGCCGGCAAGGTGACCTGGGGGCTCCAACTCGCTCCGGGCGTGGCGTACACACTTCTCGGTGTGCCCGCACACGAACTGACGGAGCGGCGCGTTGAGTTGTCGGAACTCGTCGCGCTCCCCAGACACGACGCCTGGTCGTTCGAGGACAACGCGACTGACGCGCTCGAACGGGTTTTCATCGCCCTATGGACGCGGGCGGACCCGGAGCGCTCCGTCCTTCGTATGGCGGCCTCTCTCGACCGCGCCGCTCGCGAAGGCCTGAGCGTGCGTGAGACAGCAGAGCTCCACGACCTGTCGGAGCGATCTTTGCGTCGGCTCAGCAACCGGCTCTTCGGCTACGGCCCCAAGACGCTCATGCGGATTCACCGTTTCCAGCATGCACTCCACTTGGCACGAGCAGGCCTGCCGCTGAGTGATGCCGCGGCGGCAGCAGGCTACGCCGACCAAGCCCACTTCAACAGGGAGAGCAAACGGCTCACCGGCCAGACACCCGCCACGCTCACACGCGTCGCTCAGCTTTCGACAGAATGA
- a CDS encoding LysR family transcriptional regulator: protein MELRQLKYFLAVAEESNFTRAAERVHISQPGISAQVRQLEHDLGATLIDRSGRSAGLTAVGEVALGHARTVLDAVEALRCAVDEMNGLVRGRLVVGMVTACTVLPLFEALSTFHLAHPGVEIGLIEDDSDRLVERVREGDVDLALIGAAGRAPEDLDGQEVISEPIVAAVPPGHPLAARAAEGVTLAELCVHPLVCLPPGTGIRTVLDQVSAARGLTPTVTLGATAPDAVMRLAERGLGVAVLSASMVARRPGLVTVSLTDADTPAVLALVSAPTKSPALRELLAHCRESFAAPGTGARVDGEPAPARRAAVG from the coding sequence ATGGAACTCAGACAGCTGAAGTACTTTCTCGCCGTGGCCGAAGAGTCCAACTTCACTCGGGCCGCCGAGCGCGTGCACATCAGTCAGCCCGGGATCAGCGCCCAGGTCCGTCAGCTGGAGCACGATCTCGGAGCCACCCTCATCGACCGGTCCGGGCGCAGCGCCGGCCTGACCGCCGTGGGCGAGGTGGCCCTCGGGCACGCGCGCACGGTGCTCGACGCGGTGGAGGCGCTGCGGTGCGCGGTGGACGAGATGAACGGGCTGGTCCGGGGCCGTCTGGTCGTCGGCATGGTGACGGCCTGCACGGTGCTGCCGCTCTTCGAGGCGCTGTCCACCTTCCATCTGGCGCACCCGGGCGTCGAGATCGGCCTCATCGAGGACGACTCCGACCGGCTGGTCGAGCGAGTCCGCGAGGGGGACGTCGACCTCGCGCTGATCGGTGCGGCGGGCCGGGCACCCGAGGACCTGGACGGGCAGGAGGTGATCAGCGAGCCGATCGTCGCGGCCGTACCGCCCGGGCATCCGCTCGCCGCCCGGGCGGCCGAGGGGGTCACCCTCGCCGAGCTGTGCGTCCATCCCCTCGTCTGCCTGCCCCCGGGCACCGGCATCCGGACCGTACTGGACCAGGTCTCGGCCGCCCGGGGACTCACGCCCACGGTGACGCTGGGTGCCACCGCACCGGACGCGGTGATGCGGCTCGCGGAGCGGGGTCTGGGTGTGGCGGTGCTCTCCGCGTCCATGGTGGCCCGTCGGCCGGGGCTGGTGACCGTGTCCCTCACCGACGCGGACACCCCTGCGGTGCTGGCCCTGGTCTCCGCACCCACCAAGAGCCCGGCCCTGCGCGAACTGCTCGCGCACTGCCGGGAGTCGTTCGCCGCACCGGGCACGGGCGCACGGGTCGACGGCGAGCCCGCCCCGGCACGGAGAGCCGCGGTCGGATAG